GCATGGGGCTCATGGATGAGCGCTTCCGCACCGTACGTGATAGCCCCCGTGGAACTGGTCATCGTCCTTTACAAGGATACCTGGAAAAAGACGAGCGGGTCGCGGCAGTCGGATATTACCAGAGACGAGTTCATGGCATGGACCAATGGTTTGTGGACGTTCAATGGCGAGCGCAAGACAAAAATCGGGCACCCTGCACCGTTCCCGGTGGAGCTCCCCCTACGGTGCATGAAGCTCTTCTCGTTCGTGGGGGATACGGTACTTGACCCGTTCATGGGCAGCGGCTCCACGCTTGTTGCTGCATCCCGTTGCGGCCGTAAGGGTATCGGCGTGGAGATCGATCCGCACTATTGCGAGATTGCGGCGGGGCGGATTGAGAACGAAGGGACACAGGAATAAACCCGTTGCTTTATCAGAGAACGCCGGACTCTTTTTTTAACAATCTCAAAGCCGGTTGGGATATACCCGGGGAGACTTCCGGAGGGATCCACCAAAAGATTTCCTCACGTACAGGATGCCCCGCCAGTTGACAGAAATCCGATCCACATCTTGATAACGTTGGGCGCAATACCACTCTTTTACAGATTACCATGGGAGAGCACGTTGATATCTTCATTGCTGATGCGGCGGATCGCTTCGGTGGCGTTGAGAGCGTTCTCGGAGGATTTGACCTTTCAGTCCTTGCCGGATCGTCAGTAGCAGTCAAGGCAAATTACAACAGCGCCGATCCCTTCCCTGCTTCAACCCATATCGAAACGCTGGATGCGCTCTGCACGATTATTGCCGACCAGAAACCCGAAAAGATCACCCTTGCCGAACGGAGCGGTGGCGGGGAGACGCGGGACGTACTGGCCCGGACGGGCGTTCTTGCCCTTGCCCGGGACAGGGGATTTGCCGTAACAGTGCTTGACGAGATGGAGCGCAACGGGTGGCATGAGATCCAGGCTCCCAACCTCCACTGGAGCCGGGGATTTTTCATTGCGGCACCCTTCATACGGTCTGACCATGTTGTCCAGACCTGCTGCCTCAAGACCCACCGGTATGGCGGCCACTTCACGCTCTCGCTGAAAAATGCGGTGGGTTGTATTGCCAAAAGAGTGCAGAACCTCAATTACGATTTCATGAACGAGCTCCACACATCCCCGCACCAGCGCTCC
Above is a window of uncultured Methanoregula sp. DNA encoding:
- a CDS encoding site-specific DNA-methyltransferase, with product MEKGIFLKRGQCTILNEDIFSTENICGESIDLVVTSPPYNIDIQYNSHDDRTSYEEYLEFSRKWMERCHGWLKNDGRFCLNIPLDKNKGGQQSVGADLTTLAKRTGFSYHSTIVWNEGNISRRTAWGSWMSASAPYVIAPVELVIVLYKDTWKKTSGSRQSDITRDEFMAWTNGLWTFNGERKTKIGHPAPFPVELPLRCMKLFSFVGDTVLDPFMGSGSTLVAASRCGRKGIGVEIDPHYCEIAAGRIENEGTQE
- a CDS encoding DUF362 domain-containing protein is translated as MGEHVDIFIADAADRFGGVESVLGGFDLSVLAGSSVAVKANYNSADPFPASTHIETLDALCTIIADQKPEKITLAERSGGGETRDVLARTGVLALARDRGFAVTVLDEMERNGWHEIQAPNLHWSRGFFIAAPFIRSDHVVQTCCLKTHRYGGHFTLSLKNAVGCIAKRVQNLNYDFMNELHTSPHQRSMIAEINKFFRTDLVVLDATEGFASGGPDKGKLINPGVILAGSDRVAIDAVGVALLRSFGTVPDVANGRIFDQEQIARAALLGIGISSTKQIRLQPLDKKAENIAAKIQEQLDKD